One Paraburkholderia dioscoreae DNA segment encodes these proteins:
- a CDS encoding PhoH family protein → MPLPTPPSKLGNLLPPDEYKAKAASPARSAAKKQATVGESAESADYGRANVATPMAHAANAATTLRPVPTSSAAPAVSESSGEAAPTRSRKSKQTAALLQPVPAARPQAEPAAPAEPVVARAPSAKQAEASTPAAAAPNTRGTGRKRGTATEPVEVQKLFVLDTNVLMHDPSCLFRFEEHDVYLPMMTLEELDNHKKGMSEVARNARQVSRTLDALVANAGNMSDGISLARLGSREASGRLYFQTKLTAIEPVEGLPEGKADNQILGVVRALQRDRMDRQVVLVSKDINMRIKAHALGLPAEDYFNDQVLEDSDLLYSGIRALPQDFWTRHAKGMESWQDTKTGTTYYRVTGPLCASMLVNEFVYLEPQNGEPAFHALVRELNGKTALLQTLRDYGHHKNNVWGITARNREQNFALNLLMNPEIDFVTLLGQAGTGKTLVALAAGLAQVLDDKRYNEIIVTRATVPVGEDIGFLPGTEEEKMQPWMGAFDDNLEVLQKTDDAAGEWGRAATQELIRSRLKVKSMNFMRGRTFVDKYLIIDEAQNLTPKQMKTLVTRAGPGTKIICLGNIAQIDTPYLTEGSSGLTYVVDRFKGWAHSGHVTLARGERSRLADYASEIL, encoded by the coding sequence ATGCCTTTGCCTACCCCCCCCAGCAAGCTCGGCAATCTCCTGCCGCCTGACGAATACAAGGCCAAAGCCGCCAGCCCGGCGCGCTCCGCCGCGAAGAAACAGGCGACCGTTGGGGAATCCGCAGAGTCGGCCGACTATGGCCGCGCAAACGTCGCCACGCCGATGGCGCACGCCGCCAATGCCGCGACCACTTTGCGGCCTGTGCCGACGTCGTCGGCGGCTCCGGCTGTATCCGAATCCTCGGGCGAGGCCGCGCCCACCCGCAGCCGCAAATCGAAGCAGACGGCCGCCCTGTTGCAGCCGGTTCCCGCTGCCCGTCCGCAAGCCGAGCCGGCTGCGCCCGCAGAGCCGGTCGTCGCGCGTGCGCCGAGTGCGAAGCAGGCTGAGGCGAGCACACCCGCAGCCGCCGCGCCGAACACGCGCGGCACCGGCAGGAAACGCGGCACGGCCACCGAACCGGTCGAAGTCCAGAAGCTTTTCGTGCTCGACACGAACGTGCTGATGCACGATCCGAGCTGCCTGTTCCGTTTCGAGGAACACGACGTCTATCTGCCAATGATGACGTTGGAAGAACTCGACAACCACAAGAAGGGCATGTCGGAAGTCGCGCGCAACGCCCGTCAGGTGAGCCGCACGCTGGACGCGCTCGTGGCGAACGCCGGCAATATGTCCGACGGCATATCGCTCGCGCGTCTGGGCAGCCGCGAGGCTTCCGGGCGCCTGTACTTCCAGACCAAGCTCACCGCCATCGAACCGGTGGAAGGTCTGCCGGAAGGCAAAGCCGACAACCAGATCCTCGGCGTGGTGCGCGCGTTGCAGCGCGACCGGATGGATCGCCAGGTCGTGCTGGTGTCGAAAGACATCAACATGCGCATCAAGGCGCATGCGCTCGGCCTGCCGGCTGAAGACTACTTCAACGACCAGGTGCTCGAAGACAGCGATCTGCTGTATTCCGGCATTCGCGCGCTGCCGCAGGATTTCTGGACCAGGCACGCGAAGGGCATGGAGAGCTGGCAGGACACCAAGACCGGAACCACGTATTACCGCGTGACCGGTCCGCTGTGCGCGTCGATGCTGGTCAACGAGTTCGTCTATCTGGAGCCGCAGAACGGCGAGCCGGCGTTTCACGCGCTGGTGCGCGAACTGAACGGCAAGACGGCGCTGCTGCAAACCTTGCGCGACTACGGCCACCACAAGAACAACGTGTGGGGCATCACGGCGCGTAACCGCGAGCAGAACTTCGCGCTGAACCTCCTGATGAACCCGGAAATCGACTTCGTCACGCTGCTGGGTCAGGCCGGCACCGGCAAGACGCTGGTCGCGCTCGCCGCCGGTCTCGCGCAGGTGCTGGACGACAAGCGCTACAACGAGATCATCGTGACGCGCGCAACGGTGCCGGTTGGTGAAGACATCGGCTTCCTGCCAGGTACGGAAGAGGAAAAAATGCAGCCGTGGATGGGTGCATTCGACGACAACCTCGAAGTCCTGCAGAAAACCGACGACGCCGCCGGCGAATGGGGCCGCGCCGCGACTCAGGAGCTGATCCGCTCGCGCCTGAAGGTCAAGAGCATGAACTTCATGCGTGGCCGCACGTTCGTGGACAAGTATCTGATCATCGACGAGGCGCAAAACCTGACGCCGAAGCAGATGAAAACGCTGGTCACTCGTGCGGGCCCTGGCACGAAGATCATCTGTCTGGGCAACATCGCGCAGATCGACACGCCGTACCTCACGGAAGGCAGTTCGGGTCTGACGTACGTGGTCGATCGCTTCAAGGGCTGGGCGCACAGCGGGCATGTGACACTGGCACGCGGCGAGCGTTCGCGTCTCGCCGACTACGCGTCGGAAATTCTCTAG
- a CDS encoding polysaccharide deacetylase family protein: MARIVLKIDVDTLRGTREGVPNLARIFDRFKARATFLFSLGPDHTGWAMRRVLRPGFLQKVSRTSVVEHYGIKQLMYGVLLPGPDIGAKAAAEMRAIHEAGFECGIHTWDHVYWQDNVRSKDRAWTTAQMQQSHDRFVEVFGTPPVTHGAAGWQMNGHAFEQIDAWGMHYASDGRGHSPYLPVVGGRTLTHVQMPTTLPTLDEVLGVDGVEPHNVAAWMLKHTENNPHDQVYTLHAELEGQKLAPIFEQLLEGWRAQGHTFATMGDYYAALDRSTLPSYPVTWGEIPGRSGELIVQP, encoded by the coding sequence TTGGCTCGTATCGTCCTGAAGATCGACGTCGACACGCTGCGCGGCACCCGCGAAGGCGTGCCGAATCTCGCGCGCATCTTCGACCGCTTCAAGGCGCGCGCCACCTTCCTCTTCAGCCTCGGGCCCGACCACACCGGTTGGGCGATGCGCCGCGTGCTGCGGCCGGGCTTTTTGCAGAAGGTGTCGCGCACCTCGGTGGTCGAACACTACGGCATCAAACAGTTGATGTACGGCGTATTGCTGCCCGGCCCGGACATCGGCGCCAAGGCCGCAGCGGAAATGCGCGCGATCCACGAAGCCGGCTTCGAGTGCGGCATTCATACGTGGGATCACGTCTACTGGCAGGACAACGTGCGCTCGAAAGACCGCGCATGGACCACGGCGCAGATGCAGCAAAGCCACGACCGTTTCGTCGAAGTGTTCGGCACGCCGCCGGTCACGCACGGCGCGGCCGGCTGGCAGATGAACGGCCACGCGTTCGAGCAGATCGACGCGTGGGGCATGCACTACGCGTCCGACGGCCGCGGCCACTCGCCGTATCTGCCGGTGGTCGGCGGGCGAACGCTCACGCATGTGCAGATGCCCACCACGCTGCCCACGCTCGACGAAGTGCTCGGCGTGGACGGTGTCGAGCCGCACAATGTCGCCGCGTGGATGCTCAAGCATACGGAAAACAATCCGCACGACCAGGTGTACACGCTGCACGCGGAACTCGAAGGGCAAAAGCTCGCGCCGATTTTCGAACAGCTTCTGGAAGGCTGGCGCGCGCAAGGCCACACCTTCGCGACGATGGGCGATTATTACGCGGCGCTAGACCGCAGCACGCTGCCATCGTACCCTGTTACATGGGGCGAAATTCCAGGGCGCTCCGGCGAACTGATTGTCCAGCCCTGA
- a CDS encoding inorganic phosphate transporter — MQSIQLAIWVVTGLVAVALIFDFMNGFHDAANSIATVVSTGVLKPQQAVAFAAAFNVIAYFVFHLKVAATVGKGTIDPNIVDHYVIFGALVGAIGWNIITWHYGIPSSSSHALIGGLVGAALAKSGWGSLNFDGLMKTVAFIFISPLLGFVLGSFFMLAVSWIYFRTPPSKVDRRFRRLQLVSAGLYSLGHGGNDAQKTIGIIWMLLIATGYASSIADAPPLWVIGGCYLSMGIGTLFGGWRIVRTMGQKITKLKPVGGFCAESGGAITLFTASWLGIPVSTTHTITGAIVGVGATQKLSAVRWGVAGNIVWAWILTIPASAALAGVAWWLGHRFL; from the coding sequence ATGCAATCGATACAACTCGCAATCTGGGTCGTCACCGGCCTGGTCGCCGTCGCGCTGATTTTCGACTTCATGAACGGCTTCCACGACGCGGCGAATTCGATCGCCACGGTCGTCTCGACCGGCGTGCTGAAACCGCAGCAGGCGGTCGCCTTCGCCGCGGCGTTCAACGTCATCGCGTATTTCGTGTTCCATCTGAAAGTGGCGGCGACCGTCGGCAAGGGCACGATCGATCCGAACATCGTCGACCATTACGTGATTTTCGGTGCGCTGGTCGGCGCGATCGGCTGGAACATCATCACCTGGCATTACGGCATTCCGTCGAGCTCGTCGCATGCGCTGATCGGCGGGCTGGTGGGCGCGGCGCTCGCCAAGTCGGGCTGGGGTTCGCTCAATTTCGACGGCCTGATGAAGACGGTGGCCTTCATCTTCATTTCGCCGCTGCTCGGCTTCGTGCTCGGCTCGTTCTTCATGCTGGCGGTGTCGTGGATCTATTTCCGCACGCCGCCGAGCAAGGTGGACCGGCGTTTCCGTCGCCTGCAACTGGTGTCCGCGGGCTTGTATAGCCTCGGCCACGGCGGCAACGACGCGCAGAAAACCATCGGCATCATCTGGATGCTGCTGATCGCGACCGGCTATGCGTCGTCGATCGCGGACGCGCCGCCGCTGTGGGTGATCGGCGGCTGCTATCTCTCTATGGGCATCGGTACGTTGTTCGGCGGGTGGCGGATCGTCCGCACGATGGGCCAGAAGATCACCAAGCTCAAGCCGGTCGGCGGTTTTTGCGCGGAGTCGGGCGGCGCGATCACACTGTTTACCGCCTCGTGGCTCGGCATTCCGGTGTCCACCACGCATACGATTACCGGCGCGATCGTGGGTGTCGGCGCGACGCAAAAGCTGAGCGCGGTGCGGTGGGGCGTGGCCGGCAACATCGTCTGGGCGTGGATTCTGACGATTCCGGCTTCCGCGGCCCTCGCCGGGGTTGCGTGGTGGCTCGGCCACCGTTTCCTGTAG
- a CDS encoding DUF47 domain-containing protein, translating into MFGRFMPTEGKFFEIFNAHATCIVSASRELELLIDNLQDAETHKQNVQKAEKAADKLTHETIDLLHKTFITPLDRDEIHKLITTMDDILDLMEDVATAISLYDVQAVTSEASQLAHICTATSERVQFAVSLLSDMKQASQILKACEEIDRLESEADRVLRSAMSKLFREEDNVKTLIKLKAIYELLETITDKCEDVANIIEGIVLENA; encoded by the coding sequence ATGTTCGGTCGATTCATGCCCACCGAGGGCAAGTTCTTTGAAATTTTCAATGCGCACGCAACGTGCATCGTCTCGGCAAGCCGTGAACTCGAGCTGCTGATCGACAATCTGCAGGACGCCGAGACCCATAAGCAAAACGTGCAGAAAGCCGAGAAGGCCGCTGACAAGCTCACGCACGAAACCATCGACCTGCTGCACAAGACGTTCATCACGCCGCTCGACCGCGACGAGATTCACAAGCTGATCACCACGATGGACGACATCCTCGACCTGATGGAGGACGTTGCCACCGCCATTTCGCTGTACGACGTGCAGGCCGTGACTTCCGAGGCGAGCCAGTTGGCGCACATCTGCACTGCCACTTCCGAGCGCGTGCAATTCGCCGTCAGTCTGCTGTCCGACATGAAGCAGGCCAGCCAGATTCTGAAGGCTTGCGAGGAAATCGACCGGCTGGAATCGGAAGCCGACCGCGTGCTGCGCTCGGCCATGTCGAAACTGTTCCGCGAAGAAGACAACGTCAAGACCCTGATCAAGCTGAAGGCGATCTACGAATTGCTCGAAACGATCACGGACAAGTGTGAAGATGTAGCGAACATCATCGAAGGCATCGTGCTGGAAAACGCATAA
- the priB gene encoding primosomal replication protein N codes for MNRLQLTASVVEREPVRYTPAGVPIAGCTLHHRTEVVEAGIARQVELTMQAVAAGEASGKLESCQMGVETLFTGFLAKKHRNARALVFHITALQDIGKD; via the coding sequence ATGAATCGGCTGCAACTCACGGCCAGCGTCGTCGAACGCGAACCGGTGCGGTATACCCCCGCCGGCGTTCCGATTGCAGGCTGCACGTTGCACCACCGCACGGAAGTCGTCGAAGCCGGTATTGCCCGGCAAGTCGAACTGACCATGCAGGCGGTAGCCGCAGGCGAGGCGAGCGGTAAGCTGGAAAGCTGTCAGATGGGCGTGGAAACGCTCTTCACAGGCTTTCTGGCGAAAAAGCACCGCAACGCTAGAGCTCTGGTATTTCACATCACAGCATTGCAGGACATTGGAAAGGACTGA
- a CDS encoding SDR family NAD(P)-dependent oxidoreductase, with the protein MDLGLKDKVVLITGGSKGIGLACARAFALEGAKVAIVSRDPANLARAYEQLKQEGLQVHRTRADLHEPHSAADIVEEVSTAVGPIDVLINSAGAARRYDPETLDAEAFRATMEAKYFPYIYPQQEVLRRMAERAKSGNGSEPGTIVNIIGMGGKIASDIHIAGGAANAALMLATVGLAHYYARYGIRINAINPGATLTERVEEAVKLEATQQGIGSAEALARGQARVPLGRFAKPEEIADVALFLASRRASYVTGAIVPMDGGSAPLI; encoded by the coding sequence ATGGATCTCGGACTCAAAGACAAGGTGGTGTTGATCACGGGCGGCAGCAAGGGAATCGGGCTTGCCTGTGCCCGTGCGTTTGCGCTCGAAGGCGCGAAAGTCGCGATCGTCTCGCGCGATCCCGCCAACCTCGCGCGCGCCTACGAACAGTTGAAACAAGAAGGCCTGCAGGTGCACCGGACCCGCGCCGATCTGCACGAGCCGCACAGCGCCGCCGATATCGTCGAAGAAGTCAGCACCGCGGTCGGCCCGATCGACGTGCTGATCAACAGCGCAGGCGCCGCGCGCCGCTACGACCCGGAAACGCTCGATGCCGAGGCGTTCCGCGCCACCATGGAAGCGAAATACTTCCCCTACATCTATCCCCAGCAGGAAGTGCTGCGCCGCATGGCCGAGCGGGCGAAATCCGGTAATGGGAGCGAGCCCGGCACGATCGTCAATATCATCGGCATGGGCGGCAAGATCGCGAGCGATATCCACATTGCGGGCGGCGCCGCGAATGCCGCGCTGATGCTTGCCACAGTCGGCCTCGCGCACTATTACGCGCGCTACGGCATCCGCATCAACGCGATCAATCCCGGCGCGACGCTCACCGAGCGTGTCGAGGAAGCAGTCAAACTGGAAGCGACGCAGCAAGGCATCGGCAGTGCGGAAGCGCTCGCGCGCGGCCAGGCCAGAGTGCCGCTCGGACGCTTCGCCAAACCGGAGGAAATCGCCGACGTCGCGCTGTTTCTGGCGAGCCGCCGTGCAAGCTATGTGACGGGCGCAATCGTCCCGATGGATGGAGGCAGCGCGCCGCTGATCTAG
- the rplI gene encoding 50S ribosomal protein L9, translating into MQIILLEKVVNLGNLGDIVKVKDGYARNFLIPNKQARRATKEALAEFEVRRAELEKVAAEKLAAATAQGEKLAGSTVQINQKAGVDGRLFGSVTNADIAEALVKQGFAVEKAQVRLPEGPLKLVGEHAVQISLHTDVLVDVTVAVIGEHV; encoded by the coding sequence ATGCAAATTATTCTTCTGGAAAAAGTCGTCAATCTGGGCAACCTGGGCGATATCGTGAAGGTCAAGGACGGTTACGCACGTAACTTCCTGATCCCGAACAAGCAAGCTCGCCGTGCAACGAAGGAAGCCCTGGCTGAATTCGAAGTGCGCCGTGCAGAACTCGAAAAAGTCGCCGCTGAAAAGCTGGCTGCTGCTACCGCTCAAGGCGAAAAACTGGCTGGCTCAACGGTTCAGATCAATCAGAAGGCTGGCGTCGACGGCCGTCTGTTCGGTTCGGTGACGAACGCGGACATCGCTGAAGCCCTGGTCAAGCAAGGTTTCGCAGTGGAAAAGGCGCAAGTGCGTCTGCCGGAAGGCCCGCTGAAGCTGGTTGGCGAGCACGCTGTTCAGATCTCGCTGCACACCGACGTTCTGGTCGATGTGACGGTTGCTGTGATCGGCGAACACGTCTAA
- a CDS encoding C40 family peptidase has protein sequence MRRLAFSLLTVLLLAACAGAPQKTSSRGSSSAVVVANGAYHAPPPGFPNFVDHSIGREEISIQAMSLVGIPYRWGGNTPDSGFDCSGLVRYVVSRAASVNLPRTTADMSGRGESIEPDEIAPGDLIFFNTTGRAHSHVGIYVGKLRFVNAPSTGGTVRLDYLTNPYWAKRFDGIRRVAAPAATPTPFDTPSYQAAAPQPERVAPVAQTTPAYAGAAGTTATVVAPTSAKTATQPPVYAAGALQPQSQPQQTARVAAAPRAPLTAEAQPLTASAQADPFEPPPPGMSAAQIQAREAGAVSPTPVPGAQTSAYDANSGAPAQQHPTASSSAAPTAAVHPPDPIDAAADAFEPPPPAAVAARQARQAQQADESGSVQIMRASTASRGMPAPTQTNDDPIARFANGNF, from the coding sequence ATGCGCCGACTCGCCTTTTCGTTGCTGACCGTTCTGCTGCTCGCCGCCTGTGCCGGTGCGCCGCAAAAGACGTCGTCACGCGGATCGAGTAGCGCGGTCGTGGTGGCGAACGGCGCTTATCACGCTCCGCCGCCCGGGTTTCCGAATTTCGTCGATCACAGCATCGGCCGCGAGGAAATCTCGATTCAGGCGATGAGCCTGGTCGGCATTCCATACCGTTGGGGTGGCAATACTCCAGATAGCGGCTTCGATTGCAGCGGATTGGTTCGCTACGTGGTCTCGCGCGCGGCTTCCGTGAATCTGCCGCGCACGACGGCGGACATGAGTGGGCGCGGCGAGTCGATAGAACCGGACGAGATCGCGCCGGGCGATCTGATTTTCTTCAACACGACGGGGCGCGCGCATTCGCATGTCGGCATTTATGTCGGCAAGCTGCGCTTCGTCAACGCGCCGTCGACCGGCGGCACGGTGCGGCTCGATTACCTGACCAATCCGTATTGGGCCAAACGCTTCGACGGCATTCGTCGCGTGGCCGCGCCGGCTGCAACGCCAACGCCGTTCGATACGCCGAGCTATCAGGCTGCGGCACCGCAGCCTGAGCGCGTCGCGCCGGTGGCGCAAACAACGCCGGCGTATGCTGGTGCGGCGGGCACGACGGCGACCGTGGTGGCGCCGACCTCGGCGAAGACGGCGACACAGCCGCCGGTCTATGCCGCAGGTGCGCTGCAGCCCCAATCCCAGCCGCAGCAGACGGCCCGCGTTGCAGCGGCGCCTCGCGCACCTTTGACTGCGGAGGCTCAGCCGCTCACTGCATCGGCACAAGCTGATCCGTTTGAGCCGCCACCGCCCGGCATGAGCGCCGCGCAGATCCAGGCGCGTGAGGCTGGCGCTGTGTCGCCGACGCCGGTTCCTGGCGCTCAGACCAGCGCGTACGACGCCAACTCCGGCGCACCGGCTCAACAACATCCGACGGCTTCAAGCAGTGCTGCGCCAACGGCGGCCGTCCACCCACCCGATCCTATCGACGCGGCAGCCGACGCGTTCGAACCGCCGCCGCCCGCCGCCGTCGCCGCCCGCCAAGCCCGGCAGGCGCAGCAAGCCGATGAGAGCGGCAGCGTGCAGATCATGCGGGCTTCCACGGCGTCGCGCGGCATGCCCGCTCCCACGCAAACCAACGACGACCCGATCGCCCGCTTCGCCAACGGCAACTTCTGA
- a CDS encoding peroxiredoxin — MPIAVDQPIPDFTAPATGGEITLSKLRGKKVVLYFYPKDNTPGCTTEGLQFRDLYPKFRKAGAEIIGVSRDSLRSHDNFKAKLELPFPLISDPEETLCALFNVIKMKKMYGKEVRGIERSTFLIDAEGVLRQEWRGVKVPGHVDDILEAVQAL, encoded by the coding sequence GTGCCCATCGCAGTCGACCAACCCATCCCCGACTTCACCGCCCCCGCTACCGGCGGCGAGATCACGCTGTCCAAGCTGCGGGGCAAGAAGGTGGTGCTGTATTTTTATCCGAAGGACAACACGCCGGGCTGCACAACCGAAGGTCTGCAGTTCCGCGATCTGTATCCGAAGTTCAGGAAGGCCGGCGCGGAGATCATCGGCGTGTCGCGCGACAGCCTGCGCTCGCATGACAATTTCAAGGCAAAGCTCGAACTGCCCTTCCCGTTGATCTCGGATCCCGAGGAAACGCTGTGCGCGCTCTTCAACGTCATCAAAATGAAGAAAATGTATGGCAAAGAAGTACGGGGAATTGAACGCTCCACGTTCCTCATCGACGCTGAAGGCGTGCTGCGCCAGGAGTGGCGCGGCGTGAAGGTGCCCGGCCACGTCGACGATATTCTGGAGGCTGTACAAGCGCTTTGA
- a CDS encoding replicative DNA helicase — protein MNAPSKDPQLESLKVPPHSIEAEQSVLGGLLLDNAAWDRIADFLSQSDFYRYDHRIIFEHIGKLIAATRPADVITVYEALGTAGKAEEVGGLAYLNALAQNTPSAANIRRYAEIVRDRAVLRRLVSVADEISADAFNPQGKEVRQLLDEAESKVFSIAEDGARGTQGFLEIGPLLTEVVERIDTLYHTANPSDVTGTPTGFVDLDRMTSGMHGGELIIVAGRPSMGKTAFSMNIGEYVAVEYGLPVAVFSMEMPGSQLTMRMLGSVGRLDQHRMRTGRLTDEDWPKLTHAVQKMSEAQIFIDETGGLNPMELRSRARRLSRQCGKLGLIIIDYLQLMSGSSSGENRATEISEISRSLKSLAKELDVPVIALSQLNRGLEQRPNKRPIMSDLRESGAIEQDADVILFIYRDEVYNPDSPDKGTAEIIIGKQRNGPIGPVRLTFHGQFTKFDNFAGAQNFYSD, from the coding sequence ATGAACGCACCGTCCAAAGATCCCCAACTCGAGTCGCTGAAAGTCCCGCCGCATTCGATCGAGGCCGAGCAATCGGTGCTGGGCGGCCTGCTTCTCGACAACGCCGCATGGGACCGCATTGCGGACTTTCTGTCGCAGAGCGATTTTTATCGCTATGACCACCGCATCATCTTCGAGCACATCGGCAAGCTGATCGCGGCCACCCGGCCGGCGGACGTGATCACGGTGTACGAGGCGCTCGGCACCGCGGGCAAGGCGGAAGAGGTTGGCGGTCTCGCTTACCTGAATGCGCTGGCCCAGAACACGCCGAGCGCGGCGAATATCCGGCGCTACGCGGAAATCGTGCGCGACCGCGCGGTGCTGCGCCGGCTGGTTTCCGTCGCCGACGAAATCTCGGCCGACGCCTTCAATCCGCAGGGCAAGGAAGTCCGGCAGTTGCTGGACGAGGCCGAGTCGAAGGTGTTTTCGATTGCCGAAGACGGCGCGCGCGGCACTCAGGGCTTCCTGGAAATCGGGCCGTTGCTCACGGAAGTCGTCGAGCGGATCGATACCCTTTATCACACGGCCAATCCGAGCGACGTGACCGGCACGCCGACCGGCTTCGTCGATCTGGACCGCATGACGTCGGGCATGCACGGCGGCGAGTTGATCATCGTCGCGGGCCGTCCGTCGATGGGTAAAACGGCGTTTTCGATGAATATCGGCGAATACGTGGCGGTTGAGTATGGCTTGCCGGTCGCGGTGTTCTCGATGGAAATGCCGGGTTCTCAGCTCACCATGCGTATGCTCGGCTCGGTCGGGCGGCTGGATCAACACCGCATGCGAACCGGGCGCCTGACCGACGAAGATTGGCCGAAGCTCACGCACGCCGTGCAGAAAATGAGCGAGGCGCAGATTTTCATCGACGAAACCGGCGGCCTGAACCCGATGGAATTGCGCTCGCGGGCGCGCCGGCTGTCGCGCCAGTGCGGCAAGCTGGGACTGATCATCATCGACTACCTGCAGTTGATGAGCGGGTCGTCGTCAGGCGAAAACCGTGCGACCGAAATCTCGGAAATCTCGCGCTCACTGAAGAGTCTCGCCAAGGAACTCGACGTGCCGGTGATCGCCTTGTCGCAGCTCAACCGGGGTCTCGAGCAGCGCCCGAACAAGCGCCCGATCATGTCGGACCTGCGTGAATCCGGCGCTATCGAGCAGGATGCTGACGTGATCCTGTTTATTTACCGCGACGAAGTGTACAACCCGGACAGCCCGGACAAGGGCACCGCCGAGATTATCATCGGCAAGCAGCGGAACGGTCCGATCGGACCCGTTCGGCTCACGTTCCACGGTCAATTCACGAAGTTCGACAACTTTGCAGGCGCGCAGAATTTCTACAGCGATTGA
- the rpsF gene encoding 30S ribosomal protein S6: protein MRHYEIVFIVHPDQSEQVPAMIERYKSTITSHGGQIHRIEDWGRRQLAYMIEKLAKAHYVCMNIECDQTTLDELEHAFKFNDAVLRHLIVKMKKAETGPSPMMKEVQREEAKKSAATQPSEAQA from the coding sequence ATGCGTCATTATGAAATCGTCTTTATCGTGCATCCCGATCAGAGCGAGCAGGTGCCCGCCATGATCGAGCGTTACAAGAGCACGATCACCTCGCACGGTGGCCAGATCCACCGTATCGAAGACTGGGGCCGTCGCCAACTGGCCTACATGATCGAGAAACTCGCGAAGGCTCACTACGTCTGCATGAACATCGAATGCGACCAGACCACGCTCGACGAGCTGGAACACGCGTTCAAGTTCAACGACGCCGTTCTGCGTCACCTGATCGTCAAGATGAAGAAGGCCGAAACCGGCCCGTCGCCGATGATGAAGGAAGTGCAGCGCGAAGAAGCCAAGAAGTCGGCTGCTACGCAACCGTCCGAAGCGCAGGCTTAA
- the rpsR gene encoding 30S ribosomal protein S18, protein MPRPTGKKFDKRRQQQNPLFKRKKFCRFTAAGVDHIDYKDLETLKDFIGENGKITPARLTGTKSHYQRQLDTAIKRARFLALVPFTDQHKA, encoded by the coding sequence ATGCCCCGCCCGACTGGTAAGAAATTCGACAAGCGTCGTCAGCAACAAAATCCGCTCTTCAAGCGCAAGAAGTTCTGCCGTTTCACGGCCGCTGGCGTCGATCACATCGACTACAAAGACCTCGAAACGCTGAAGGACTTCATCGGCGAAAACGGCAAGATCACGCCGGCGCGTCTCACGGGTACGAAGTCGCACTATCAACGCCAGCTGGATACGGCAATCAAGCGCGCACGTTTCCTCGCGCTGGTGCCGTTCACCGACCAGCACAAGGCCTAA